A region from the Polaribacter sp. Hel1_33_78 genome encodes:
- the ruvX gene encoding Holliday junction resolvase RuvX, with translation MGRILAIDFGKKRTGIAVTDELQIIASGLTTVNTEELILFLKDYTSKEKVELFLVGKPKQMDNSDSESEALILPFLKKLSKVIPQISVQRVDERFTSKMAFQTMIDGGLNKNQRRNKALVDEISATIILQSFLYNK, from the coding sequence TTGGGAAGAATTTTAGCCATCGATTTTGGAAAAAAAAGAACAGGAATTGCAGTTACAGACGAACTACAAATTATTGCTTCTGGTTTAACGACAGTAAATACTGAGGAATTAATTTTATTTTTAAAAGACTATACCTCTAAAGAAAAAGTAGAGCTTTTTTTAGTTGGAAAACCAAAACAAATGGATAACTCTGATAGTGAAAGTGAAGCCTTAATCCTTCCTTTTCTAAAAAAACTATCCAAAGTAATACCACAAATCTCAGTGCAAAGAGTGGATGAACGTTTTACTTCTAAAATGGCTTTTCAAACAATGATTGATGGTGGTTTGAATAAAAACCAGCGCAGAAACAAAGCTTTAGTTGATGAAATAAGCGCAACGATCATTCTTCAGTCATTTTTATATAATAAATAG
- a CDS encoding 2,3,4,5-tetrahydropyridine-2,6-dicarboxylate N-succinyltransferase produces the protein MKEIRKIIESAWENRDLLKEEKTISTIRKVVDLLDKGELRVAEPIEDGWQVNEWVKKAVVLYFPIQKMETLEAGIFEYHDKIPLKRNFAERGIRVVPNAVARHGAYIASGTILMPSYVNIGAYVDKGTMVDTWATVGSCAQIGKNVHLSGGVGIGGVLEPLQAAPVIIEDGAFIGSRCIVVEGVRVEKEAVLGANVVLTMSTKIIDVTGVEPIEMKGRVPARSVVIPGSYTKKFAAGEYNVPCALIIGKRKESTNKKTSLNEALREYDVAV, from the coding sequence ATGAAAGAAATTAGAAAAATTATAGAATCAGCTTGGGAAAATCGTGATTTATTAAAAGAAGAAAAAACTATTAGTACAATTCGAAAAGTAGTTGATTTATTAGATAAAGGTGAATTAAGAGTTGCAGAGCCCATTGAAGATGGATGGCAAGTAAATGAATGGGTTAAAAAAGCAGTTGTTTTATATTTTCCAATTCAAAAAATGGAAACTTTAGAAGCTGGTATTTTTGAATATCATGATAAAATTCCTTTAAAAAGAAACTTTGCAGAAAGAGGAATTAGAGTGGTGCCAAATGCTGTTGCCAGACATGGTGCATATATTGCTTCGGGAACTATTTTAATGCCAAGTTATGTAAATATCGGTGCTTACGTGGATAAAGGAACGATGGTGGATACTTGGGCTACAGTTGGTTCTTGTGCACAAATTGGTAAAAATGTTCATTTATCTGGTGGCGTAGGAATTGGTGGTGTTTTAGAACCATTACAAGCTGCACCAGTAATTATTGAAGACGGCGCTTTTATAGGGTCTAGATGTATTGTTGTTGAGGGAGTGAGAGTAGAGAAAGAAGCTGTTTTAGGCGCAAATGTTGTGCTAACAATGAGTACTAAAATTATAGATGTTACTGGAGTTGAGCCTATAGAAATGAAAGGAAGAGTTCCAGCAAGATCGGTTGTAATTCCTGGAAGTTATACTAAGAAATTTGCAGCAGGAGAATACAATGTACCATGTGCATTAATTATTGGAAAAAGAAAAGAAAGTACCAACAAAAAAACTTCTTTAAACGAAGCATTGCGCGAATATGACGTTGCTGTTTAA